In Haliaeetus albicilla chromosome 30, bHalAlb1.1, whole genome shotgun sequence, a single genomic region encodes these proteins:
- the CDIPT gene encoding LOW QUALITY PROTEIN: CDP-diacylglycerol--inositol 3-phosphatidyltransferase (The sequence of the model RefSeq protein was modified relative to this genomic sequence to represent the inferred CDS: inserted 1 base in 1 codon), giving the protein MAAGDNVFLFVPNLIGYARLALAAVSFYLMPRSPAPAAACYGLSALLDAVDGQAARLLGQGSRLGAMLDMLADRLSTMGLLLNLALLYPGAAPLFQLSTALDVASHWLHMHCTTLEGGXSHKAVGGEGHPLLRLYYSSRPLLFLLCAGNEGFYCCLYLLHFGEGPPVVPGGPGLFRVGVWVGTPLAALKAALNLLQLGGAARRLAALDAPPPRPKEH; this is encoded by the exons ATGGCGGCCGGCGACAACGTCTTCCTCTTCGTCCCCAACCTCATCG GTTACGCCCGCCTGGCTCTGGCCGCCGTTTCCTTCTACCTGATGCCGCGATCGCCGGCACCGGCGGCCGCTTGTTACGGGCTCAGCGCCCTCCTCGACGCCGTCGACGGGCAGGCGGCccggctgctggggcagg GCTCGCGGCTGGGCGCCATGCTGGACATGCTGGCGGACCGGCTCTCCAccatggggctgctgctcaACCTCGCCCTCCTCTACCCGGGCGCCGCCCCCCTCTTCCAGCTCAGCACCGCCCTCGACGTCGCCAGCCATTGGCTGCACATGCACTG CACCACCCTGGAGGGGG AGAGCCACAAGGCcgtggggggggaggggcacCCCCTGCTCCGCCTTTACTACAGCTCCAGG cccctcctgttTTTGCTCTGCGCCGGCAACGAGGGGTTTTACTGCTGCCTCTACCTGCTGCACTTCGGGGAGGGGCCGCCGG tggtgccgggggggccgggcctGTTTcgggtgggggtctgggtgggGACCCCCCTGGCCGCCCTCAAAGCCGCCCTcaacctgctgcagctggggggggctgcccgccgcctcgccgccctcgacgccccccccccccgccccaaagaGCACTGA
- the LOC138682998 gene encoding LOW QUALITY PROTEIN: serine protease 33-like (The sequence of the model RefSeq protein was modified relative to this genomic sequence to represent the inferred CDS: deleted 1 base in 1 codon), which translates to MGTPNLFFFLLFLLSDPRRGTRGCDGTRGDGGTANQTQQSQLACGRPRPAGVLRNVGGEDASPGEWPWQGSLLRRGTHVCGVSLVPPRWVLTAAHCFQG; encoded by the exons ATGGGGACCcccaacctttttttcttcctcctcttcctcctctcgGACCCACGGCGCGGGACCCGCGGCTGCGACGGGACCCGCGGCGACGGCGGCACGG ccAACCAGACGCAACAGTCGCAGCTGG cctgcggccgcccccgccccgccggggtcCTGCGCAACGTGGGGGGGGAGGACGCGAGCCCCGGCGAGTGGCCGTGGCAGGGCAGCCTCCTGCGCCGCGGCACCCACGTCTGCGGGGTCTCCTTGGTG CCCCCCCGGTGGGTCCTCACCGCCGCCCACTGCTTCCAGGGGTGA
- the LOC138683039 gene encoding LOW QUALITY PROTEIN: serine/threonine-protein kinase TAO2-like (The sequence of the model RefSeq protein was modified relative to this genomic sequence to represent the inferred CDS: deleted 1 base in 1 codon), which yields MPSNARAGSLKDPEVAELFFKEDPEKLFGDLREIGHGSFGAVYFARDMRTNEVVAIKKMSYSGKQSNEKWQDIIKEVKFLQKLRHPNTIEYKGCYLREHTAWLAMEYCLGSASDLLEVHKKPLQEVEIAAITHGALQGLAYLHAHNMIHRDVKAGNILLTEPGQVKLGDFGSASIVAPANSFVGTPYWMAPEVILAMDEGQYDGKADVWSLGITCIELAERKPPLFNMNAMSALYHIAQNESPVLQASHWSEYFRNFVDSCLQKIPPDRPTSDVLLKHRFLLRERPQRVVLDLIQRTKDAVRELDNLQYRKMKKILFQEAPNGPGPDPGEEEEEPEPFLQRAGTVGSMESSHSVPSMSISASSQSSSVNSLADPSEEEEEEEEEEEEEEGPELAMMQEGEHTVTSNSSVIHRLPPPDGLYDAPPSPSPPPLLPPPPPPPPPSPAAPPRRRPSPRPPLPHHFSTIRTASLVTRQQRAREREAALREQLSGYQRMRRQHQKQLLGLENRLRAELADHQLRLDRELENQRLAAAAEADKLARRHQAIFEKEAKVALGEEKKFQQHILGQQKKELGNLLEAQRRHYKLRKEQLKEELQENPSTPKREKQEWLLRQKETLQQLQAEEEAALLCRQRQYFDLQCRQYKRKMLLARHNLDQDLLREELNKKQTQKDLECATLLRHHESTQELETRQLTTLQRTRSDLARCQHQTELANQREYNHRRHQELRQKHAAQVRQQPKNLRSKELQIKKQFQDTCKIQTRQYKALRSHLLESTAKSQHKALLKRLKDEQTRKLAALAEQYDHSINEMLSTQALRLDETQEAEYQVLRLQLQQELELLNAYQSKIKMHTEAQHEREVKELEQRLSLRRALLEQRIEEEMLALQAERSERIRNLLERHAREIEAFDAESLRLGFSGMALGGLPPPAPPPALPPPSRPVPRSGSHWTHAPP from the exons ATGCCCTCCAACGCTCGCGCGGGCAGCTTGAAGGATCCCGAAGTGGCcgaacttttttttaaagaagatccCGAAAAACTTTTCGGGGACCTGCGGGAGATCGGCCACGGCAGCTTCGGGGCCGTTTATTTC gCGCGCGACATGCGCACTAACGAGGTGGTGGCGATTAAGAAGATGTCTTACAGCGGGAAACAATCTAACGAG AAATGGCAGGACATCATCAAGGAGGTGAAGTTCCTGCAGAAGCTGAGACACCCCAACACTATCGAGTACAAGGGCTGTTACCTGCGGGAACACACCGCCTGG CTGGCCATGGAATACTGCTTGGGCTCGGCCTCTGACCTGCTGGAAG tgCACAAGAAACCGCTGCAGGAGGTGGAGATCGCCGCCATCACCCACGGGGCGCTGCAAGGCCTGGCTTACCTCCACGCCCACAACATGATCCACAG AGACGTCAAAGCCGGCAACATCCTGCTGACGGAGCCGGGCCAGGTGAAGTTGGGGGATTTCGGCTCGGCCTCCATCGTCGCCCCCGCCAACTCCTTCGTGGGGACGCCCTATTG GATGGCGCCCGAGGTGATTTTGGCCATGGACGAGGGGCAGTACGACGGCAAAGCCGACGTCTGGTCGTTGGGCATCACCTGCATCGAGTTGG CGGAAAGAAAACCACCTCTCTTCAACATGAACGCGATGAGTGCCTTATACCACATTGCGCAAAACGAGTCCCCCGTTCTCCAAGCCAGCCACTG GTCGGAATATTTCCGGAATTTCGTGGATTCTTGCCTCCAAAAGATCCCCCCGGACCGTCCCACCTCCGACGTTCTCCTCAAG caCCGGTTCCTGCTGCGGGAGCGTCCCCAGAGGGTGGTGTTGGACCTGATCCAAAGGACCAAGGACGCCGTCAGGGAGTTGGACAACCTCCAGTACcggaaaatgaagaaaattctcTTCCAGGAGGCCCCCAACGGGCCGGGACCCGATCccggcgaggaggaggag GAGCCGGAGCCGTTCCTGCAGCGGGCGGGGACGGTGGGCAGCATGGAGAGCAGCCATTCGGTGCCCAGCATGTCAATCAGCGCCTCCAGCCAAAGCAGCAGCGTCAACAGTTTGGCCGACCCTTccgaggaagaggaagaagaggaggaagaggaagaagaagaggaagggcCCGAGTTGGCCATGATGCAAGAGGGCGAGCACACCGTCACCTCCAACAGCTCCGTCATCCACCGCTTGCCC CCTCCCGACGGCCTCTACGAcgctcccccttccccttctccccctcccctcctccctcccccccctcccccgccccccccctcccccgccgcc ccgccccgccgccgcccttccccccgccctcccctcccccaccaCTTCTCCACCATCCGGACGGCTTCGCTGGTGACCCGGCAGCAACGGGCGCGGGAGCGGGAAGCGGCGCTGCGGGAGCAGCTCAGCGGTTACCAACGGATGCGCCGGCAGCACCAGAAGCAGCTCCTGGGGTTGGAGAACCGCCTCCGCGCCGAGCTGGCCGACCACCAGCTCCGCCTCGACCGCGAGCTGGAGAACCAGCGcctggccgccgccgccgaggccGACAAGCTGGCCAGGAGGCACCAGGCCATCTTCGAGAAGGAG gcGAAAGTGGCGctgggggaagagaagaaattccAGCAGCACATCCTGGGCCAGCAGAAGAAGGAACTGGGCAACCTGCTGGAAGCCCAACGGCGACACTACAAACTGCGCAAGGAGCAGCTCAAAGAG gagctgcaggaaaacCCCAGCACGCCGAAGCGGGAGAAGCAGGAGTGGCTGCTGCGGCAGAAGGAGacgctgcagcagctgcaggcgGAGGAAGAAGCCGCCCTCCTCTGCCGCCAGCGCCAGTACTTCGACCTCCAGTGCCGCCAGTATAAACGCAAAATGTTACTGGCCCGGCACAACCTCGACCAGGATCTGCTGCGGGAG GAACTGAACAAAAAGCAGACGCAGAAAGATCTGGAATGCGCCACCCTCCTCCGCCACCACGAGTCCACCCAGGAATTAGAAACTCGTCAGCTAACGACCCTCCAACGCACCCGCTCCGACCTCGCCCGCTGCCAGCACCAGACGGAACTCGCCAACCAACGGGAGTACAACCACCGCCGGCACCAAGAGCTGCGCCAAAAACACGCCGCCCAAGTCCGCCAGCAGCCCAAAAACCTCCGA TCCAAGGAGCTGCAGATCAAGAAGCAGTTCCAGGACACGTGCAAGATCCAGACGCGGCAGTACAAGGCGCTGCGCAGCCACCTCCTGGAGAGCACGGCCAAGAGCCAGCACAAAGCCCTCCTCAAGCGCCTCAAGGACGAGCAGACCCGCAAGTTGGCCGCCCTGGCCGAGCAGTATGACCACAGCATCAACGAGATGCTCTCCACCCAGGCC CTCCGATTGGACGAGACGCAAGAGGCGGAGTACCAGGTGTTGcgcctgcagctgcagcaagagCTGGAGCTCCTCAACGCCTACCAGAGCAAGATCAAGATGCACACGGAGGCCCAGCACGAGCGCGAGGTCAAGGAGCTGGAGCAGCGCCTGTCCCTCCGCCGCGCCCTCCTCGAGCAGCGG ATCGAAGAGGAGATGCTGGCCCTGCAGGCGGAACGTTCCGAGCGGATCCGGAACCTTCTGGAGCGCCACGCCCGCGAGATCGAGGCCTTCGACGCCGAGAGCCTCCGCCTGGGGTTCAGCGGGATGGcgctgggggggctgccccccccggccccgccccctgccctgccccccccgTCCCGCCCCGTCCCCCGCAGCGGCTCCCATTGGACGCACGCCCCGCCCTGA